Sequence from the Prunus persica cultivar Lovell chromosome G5, Prunus_persica_NCBIv2, whole genome shotgun sequence genome:
AGATGGGAAGTACAGAACACAGCAAATAGCTATTAGGAAGACTTAGCAACCAGCAACAGAAACATATTACACACTATCTAGCAACATTAGCGGCAGAAACTGAGTCATAATCCGTAAGTAGGGGACGCCGAATGAGAAAGTCCTCAAAACCAGAATTTGCCCTGAGAATCCAGAACAAGATATCTTCAGAGTCAGAccccaaataaaaataaacatatagaCGCATGACCTCAAAGTAGGTAAGGAACAAGTCAAACATTTGGCGAGTGGCAGAAAATTCCCCCAGcaagaaatttgaagaatCCTATTgcttaatttaaattcattgtatttcactGGCTACTAACACTAAATAAGGTATTTCTAAATCCCATTTGAAACTATATTCTTTGCTGCAGAATGCATGATCCAATATCAAgatttttcaactttttggCATTAAAATGAGCAAATCAAGACTTTTGTCTAAGAATATAATTCAAAATCCATAATCCATTGTTCTGTTAGCATAGTGGAATTAGTTTTCTTGGTATTAGATTGCCTATTGGCCAAGTTGTTCGATCAGGTAAAAGCTTTTCATGCCTGCCACAATGGTAAGGAATTAATCCTCATAGTCTTAGACTTggctttttcttttagaaGAACACTGACAACCACATATTTCCAAAGGCTAGTTGCAGAGAATTCTCTCAGCTTTTAGAATATTACATGTAAAGTTCTTTGTCCAGTTGAAAATTCTAAATACTTGTCCttcagaaaaacaaagagaataaAACATTGCTTCGAACTCTGCTCTTCAGTCCAAGATAATACTGAAGCATGCCAGACTTATCAAAGATTTCCTCCAAGATCTTAGACTAAAGTTCTCTCACCAGTATAAGAATCAAAGACATATGTCAATCTATAGCGAAAAAAGAAAGGACACACATGAACATGGACATTCAAAACACACGCAGAGGCGACACACACAAACAATAATATTCAGATTAAAATAGACACAATCTGTTATCGTGATATCATGACTTAAGAATTACCAATTGTAACAGTATTATGTATTATCGAACAGAACTTACGACGATTGACCAATTGATTCGACATCATTGGTTCTCCCTTCCTCTTTGAGGGATTGGCTGTGAATAAGTTGTGTAAAACTGGTGGTTGTATAATGAGAGCAATTGTCATTATGCAGcaacaaacaaacatgggaattgCCCCAAAGAtccagagaaagagaggaattGAGAGGTAGAATGCTCGCAATCCAAGGGACCAAAAGTAACTTCCTCGATTCACAGTTGTCGAAACATATTCAATGTAATCCGTTTTGTCTTTCCCTGTT
This genomic interval carries:
- the LOC18777644 gene encoding uncharacterized protein LOC18777644 isoform X3, with the translated sequence MGLLHDGWKDKTDYIEYVSTTVNRGSYFWSLGLRAFYLSIPLFLWIFGAIPMFVCCCIMTIALIIQPPVLHNLFTANPSKRKGEPMMSNQLVNRRQILVLRTFSFGVPYLRIMTQFLPLMLLDSV
- the LOC18777644 gene encoding uncharacterized protein LOC18777644 isoform X2, which produces MEGDSLSWDYLLVPVGLCVLGIYHIWLLITVQRNPTKTVMGLNSAVRKQWVFSMMDSTRYFAHASFLATLPTGKDKTDYIEYVSTTVNRGSYFWSLGLRAFYLSIPLFLWIFGAIPMFVCCCIMTIALIIQPPVLHNLFTANPSKRKGEPMMSNQLVNRRQILVLRTFSFGVPYLRIMTQFLPLMLLDSV